The following DNA comes from Streptomyces sp. TLI_235.
GGCCGCCGTCGACAACTCGGTCGCCCGGGCCGTCGCCAAGATCACCCGATGCGACCTCATCGTGGTCGACGACATCGGCATGCTGCCCTGCGGCCAGACCGCCGCCGAGGCGTTCTACCGGGTGATCGATGCCGCTTACGAACGCCGATCGGTGATCGTGACCTCGAACCTTCATCCGTCAGGATTCGACTCGATCATGCCCAAGACACTCGCCACCGCAGCCGTCGACCGGCTCCTGCACCACGCCCACATCATCCTGACCGAGGGCTCCAGCCTCCGCCTCACCCAGGCGACCACCGGCAAGGGCGTCGTCCGCTCGCCCCATGATGGAGCCAACGTAGTCCGTCGCGTCAGGAGCCGGCTGCTGCGGTCTGCTCAGCCGCGGTGCTCGCCCGCCACTCGTCCAGCAACCGGAAGAACGCCTCCAGCGACGGCACGTCCTCGGCATGGTCCGTGATTGCCCGGGCCCAACCACACGACATCGACCAACCGTGATTCCCGCGCAGCCACTGCGCGAACGGACCGACCGGGCTGAGACCGGAGTGCTCATCGATGCCGTGCACATGCAACGCGATGCCATAGCCGTTGAGCAACGTCATCAGCTCCTCCAACGAGCCGTTGCGAACGAACATCGCAGGTCGCAGCCGCACGTGCTCAAGGACGTCATAGACATCCCGGCATTCGTCGATGGGCTTGGGCTTCGGGCGGTCCCCGGGATCAGCTGACACCAGCCCACCCTACGTTGACGAGCCCGACCGAGTGACTACTTGTCACACCGCGCAGGGAGATCAGGTGTCCGCCGGAAAGGACCTGAAATGTCCGCCTACGAGGATCTCGGCGGCTCTGGCGTGACTTCCGTGAAAGCCGCCCGTGGTGATCTTCAGGACGCGAGGAGTACGCGCTTGCGGAGAAGGTCGAGCTTGGCGCGTCCGAACATCTGCCTCTTGAGCATCTTGATCCGGTTGACGTGACCCTCGACGGGGCCGGAGTTCCAGCGGAGCGTGAGGCCGGCCATGACAGCGTCCCAGT
Coding sequences within:
- a CDS encoding hypothetical protein (manually curated) yields the protein WDAVMAGLTLRWNSGPVEGHVNRIKMLKRQMFGRAKLDLLRKRVLLAS